DNA from Rhodobacteraceae bacterium M382:
GGGGGCGCGCGCGGAAATTCTTTTTTGTGTCTGCATTTATACTAACTGCCTGTAATTAAAGGAAACTTGCAGCGCAAGTGCTCGAATTTTTTTGATCCAGATAGGCATGGGCGCTAATTGGCGTCAAGATGGGAGTGGTGCGGTTTTTGCTTTTCGGTTGCGGATGAGTCCTCGTTGCATCAGTTCGGCGGGAGCAAGAGATCCCGTTTATTTCTTTTCGGCGCGGGCCATTCGCCTGTCCTGTACAGGCCCGGATCACCACCACGCCCGCGGTGTTCGGCGGGCAGGCGCGTTGAGAAAGACCACCATTCGCCACCGGTTGTGCACCAGCAGGTCAGCTGTCTCAAAACAACCCTAAGGGACGATTCTGTCGATTTTTGGGCGAAGTTGCTAAGCAGGTCGCGAGGGCCACAAAATTTGGTCCGCTAGGCAGAAAAACAAAGGATCACTGACATGGAAAGACCGAGCGACCTTGATGTGGCTAAGTTGTTTTCGTTGTGTTTGGAAAAAATGCGCGTGTTGGAGCTGGAAGTTGTACAGGTGACGGATTTTCAGGTTGCCGAAGAGCGCGCCCGATCCATGGGCAAGGCATCGTTTACCCCCATGTTATCGTCGAGTTTCAATGATTTCTCGAAGGATGACGCGTTTTGGTTGTTTCTTCAAAAAGGCAGCAAGGATGTGGGGTGCGTTGCCTGCCGCCGGGACAATCTCTATTCAGAATCCCTGTCCGAATTCTGGTCAAGAACCCAAAAGAGATACTATGGGTTGTGTGACGCCGGTGTGTCACATTCCCATGCTCCCATGGCGGTGAATGAAATCCGGGGGAGTGTCGCCTATCTGGGAGAGTTTTTCATTGCCGAAACAGCCAGAGGGTCGCGCAAACAGCTCGCGCTGTTCACGCATGCGTTGCACGCCTATGCACACCTGAAATGGAGACCGGATTGGTTGTATGCCTTTGTTCGGCTGGGTGACAATCGAAAAGGCTATGGTGTGGAATACGGGTTCAACCGGCATGTCCCGGCGGCACAAATTTGGCCATCGCCCCCGGACGGCAGGCAAAACAGCGAATATCTCACTGCTATTTCGCGTGAAGAAATTCTTCACATGGCAGATTGCTATTGGAGAAACCCGGATCTGTTTCTCAGCTTTGACTCACTCACCAGCGTCGAGAAATTCAGAACGTAGGGGGTGCCTTCGCTGTCTTTTACCGGAAGCATGAGGCGCATGAAGCTGATCTCCATCGGGGCATTCATTCCCGGCATGTCGACAATTCGGGTTTGTGGGCTCAACAGCCCGATCCCGCTGTGAGAGACGGTTTGAATGCACTTTTTGAGACCGGCAAGATCGGCTTCATCCAAAGTGCGCAGAAATTGCGCCATCATATCGGTGTCGTGGGACTTCAGGGCTCGGGCTGTCAGGCTTTTGTATCCGACTTTGTGAATGGTCGGGATGGAATTGTCTGTATCCGGGCCACTGACGAGATCGAAATGTGGTTCCAACTGGTCGCAGGCTTCCAGCCTGCCACCGTTTTCCTGCCACCAGGACGACACCATATCAATCGTGGGCGGTTCTCCCATATCAACCAATTGTCTATGTGCCGACTGGAGAATGGCATTCACCAGATGCGACGCCTTGGATTCGACATTGTCGGCAGGGCGGATAGAAAACTCGGTAGCTTGCAGATCGTCGCTCTTGCGAAAAAGCTCACCCACATCGGTGCCCAGCGCTTCGGCTATGCGGGCTGCAAAATCAATGCTTGGCAGGCTGTTCCCGTTCAGAACAGTGGTCACCTTGTTGATGTTCTTGTACCCGGCAGCCCGCGACAGTTGTGCGCGGTTCAGGTCCCGGCTTTTCATCAGACGTGTGATGTTGGTTTTCAAAACATCCAATGTGCCCAGATTTGTCGTCATCCTATCCCCGCAAATATTGGGTAAAAATTTTGATACCTTGATATCAAAAAACATATACAGGTCAAGCGAGGTAGGGTCATCAACGTCGCGTCACGGTTGTGGGGTTGGCCTGCGATCGGCCGCACTGGGCGTGTCGCACGCGCGGGTCGATGGTGAGCGTGGACAGCCGGCACCAGTATGCGTGACATTGCACGGCGATCAAGACCGCCGCGCGCCGCAGGCCGGGACGCGGGATGGGTGCGATCAAATTGGCCCGGTGGCCTGTGGCGCTGCAAAGGCCGGATTAACGGGGAAGAACCTGATTGATTGCCCGTTGCAGGCTGTCCAGCGCTGCGTCCAGTTCATCCTCGGTGGCAACAAATGGGGGGGCCAGCATGACGTGATCACCGACACGTCCATCGCGGGTGCCGGGCATCGGGTAACAGATCAGCCCTTCGGCAAAGGCGGCTTTCTTGAGCTTGCCTGCGATGCCGAGTTTGGGGTCAAAGGGGGTTTTGCTGTCGCGGTCCTGAACGAATTCGATACCGCGGAACATGCCCCGGCCGCGGATATCGCCCACATGCGGGTTCTGCCCGAACATGGCGTGCAGGCGGCTCTCCAAATGCTGTCCCAGCTGATGGGCACGGCTGGGCAGATCGCGGTCCAAAAGCTCCTGCAGGACAGCCAGTCCGGCGGCGGCGGCGACCGGGTGGCCGACATAGGTGTGCCCGTGCTGAAAGAATCCGCTGCCACGTTCGACCGCCCCATAGATGTGATCGCTGCACAGCATGGCTCCGATTGGCTGATATCCCGCGCCCAGCCCTTTGGCGATGCACAGGATGTCAGGGGCGACACCATCGGCATCACAGGCAAACAGATGGCCCGTGCGTCCCATGCCGCACATGACTTCGTCCAGGATCAGCAGCACGCCATAGGTGTCACAGATTTCGCGGATACGTTTGAAATATCCCTCGACGGCGGGGACCGCGCCCAACGTCGCGCCCACAACCGGTTCTGCCATGAAGGCCATGACGGTCTCCGGACCCAGACGCAGGATTTCCTCCTCCAGCTCCTGCGCAACGCGTTGGCCGTAATCGAACTGGCTCTCATCCGCGCGGCGTTCGGCATATTCATAGCAGGGGGCAATATGGCTGACATCGACCAGAAGCGGCGCAAACTGTTGTCGGCGCCAGGCGTTTCCGCCCGCGGCCAGCGCGCCCAGCGTGTTGCCGTGATAGCTTTGGCGTCGGGCGATCAGATGACGCCGTTCAGGTTGGCCATTTTCAATGTGGAACTGACGGGCCAGCTTGATGGCGGCTTCGACCGCTTCGGAACCGCCCGATACGAAATAGACCCGGTCCAGATCGCCTGGTGCATGTTTGATCAGCAGATCGGCCAGCTGTTCGGCTGGTTCAGAGGTAAAAAACCCGGTGTGGGCAAACGCCACAGCGTCCAGCTGATCCTTGATCGCCTGGGTGACACGGTCGTTGGAATGCCCCAGGCAGGACACTGCTGCGCCGCCGGAGCCATCAAAATAACGTTTACCGCTGGCATCGATCAGAAAACACCCGTCACCGGCAACTGCGACGGGGGGCTGGGTGTGGCAATGGCGGGGGAAAACATGGCTCATGGGGGTCCTCATGCGGCGAGATGTGAGAGTTGCACGGTCAAATCCGCGACCGAGGCGGCATTGTCGGGGTAAAGCGTTCCGTCAGCCGCGCATAAACTGTTTTCGAACCCGACCCGGATATCGCCACCCAGCCGGGCGGCCTGGATCAGGCAATTATGTTCGTTGGCCCCAAAGGCGCAAAGCATCCAGTTGGTTCCGGGATGGAGTGTGTCCAGCAATGGGGCAATCTCCTGTGGATTTGATGTCTGACCCGCGACGTAACGGCCCAGAACCAGAATGACGTCGCTCTGGCTGGGTCGAACGATGCCACGGGCGGTCCACGCCTGCAACAATGCTGCATCCGCCGTGTCATACAGGATATGCTGGACCCGTGTGCCAATGTCGGCGCAGGTCCCATAGACCGGATCGGCCAGCGCGGGTGCACGGGCGATTTCCCGGATCGAAATGCTGGCCCATTTGGGCGCGACCCGGTTCAATGTGTTCAGCTGTGCGGGGACATCAAATATCCCGGCGCTTTCGGTGGTGATCTGGACTGCCATGTCCGGCACCGAATTGGCCAGTTCATCCAACGCCTCGCGGTAGCGGCCCGGGTCCAGCGAATGGGCTCCCGCATCGTCGCGGACATGCAGATGCAACGCGTCGGCTCCGGCCCGGTGGCAGGACCGGGCCGTCGCGATGGTTTCGGACAGGGTCATGGGCAGGGCCGGGTGGTCGGCATGGGTGCGCCGGGCCCCATTGGGGGCCACCATGATCAGGGGGCGGGTCATGATTGGGGCCACATGCGCAGGCCCGGCGAGTCAAACAGCGGGCGATTTGTGACGATGGCGGCACACCGGTCTCTGGAACCTGCGCTGGCAGATGCCAGGTGGGGCACCGTCCAACGCCCGATGATGGCATCACAAATGACGACGACAGAGGTAAACGCGGGCAATGCGGGGGTCATGCAATCAATTCCTGTGACAGACCCGCACAGCATGTGCAAAAACAAAGGTCAGTCAATATTGGCAGAAAATAACGTATGTTATGATTCTGGAGAAGCTCAGAGAGGATGGCGGGCATGGATCCGACGCTGAAAAATCGAACACTCAAAACGCTCAAGGAGGCGCTCCCAACATTGCCCCCACAGTTGCGTCTTGTCGCGAAATACATTGTTGACCATCCGTCTGACTTTGGGCTGGACCCGATCCGCGAAACGGCGCGCAAGTGCGACGTAAGCACATTCACCCTGGTTCGCATGGCGCAGAAGTTGGGGTTTGACGGATATGACGCATTGCGCGAACCATTCCGCCAGGCGCTGGTATCTTCGAATGCGTTTGTCGAGCGCCCGGGGTGGTTGGATGCGCTGCGTGACCGGTCCCAATCCGGGCAGGTTCAGGCAGACGCGGCCGTCAATGCGATGGCGATTGTACAGCGGTCGCTGGAACGGCAACAGCCGGAACAGATGGAACGGGTGGTGCAAATGTTGCTGGGCGCGGATACCGTGTATCTGACGGCGGTGAGGGCCAGCTATGCCATGGCCTATTATTTGCACTATGTCGGGCGAATGGCCCTGCCATCCCTGGATCTGATCCCACGCCACATGAGCAGCGCCATGGACGAACTGCACTCCGCAGGCGACAGGGATGTGATGATCGCCATCAGCGTGACGCCTTATTCCCGGGAAACAATCGAGGCCTGCAAATTCGCCCGCAGCCAGGGCGTCAAGCTGGTGATGATTTCCGATAGCGAACTGGTGTCCTCAGAATTTGCGGCTGATGAAACGTTGGTGGCCTCTACACTCTCGACCCATCACTTTGGCTGTTACGCGGGGGTTATGGCGGTCATCGAAAGCCTGTTGGCCTTGTTGGTCCATCAGGGCGGGGAAACGTCCCGGGATCGAATCAAATCCTACGAGGATCTGCGCACAGGCCAAAGGGCCTATTGGGACGGGCCAAAAAAACATTAGTTTTTTACACACTAAGTTACACACTAAGAATGTGCTCGACACGGGACAGTCCGGTTTGGGGTAAGCGCGTGTATTGAATGTGAATTTCAAGAGGGTGAGCTACCCGGTTGTGATGGGGCCGGTATGTGGCTGGTGCATTGCCAATGGGGTGTTTTTCGTTTGGGAGATCTGAACGGGAAATTCCGTGCTATCCTTAGGGCATTGAAGTGAAAGGATTCCATGCGCATTTTCGTTGGCGCAGTGTGGCAAATATGCTCTTACCGCGGTCCCGGCGTGATGCCGTTGATTGGAAGTCCGTGCTGTGGTTCCCATTTTGCAAATGTCGAAACATTTAATGCGTTGGGCAAAACATGACGAACGTTTTCAAAATCTCCTCTGTTGTGGCTGCATTGGGCGCTGTTGCGGCTGTGCCTGCATCCGCCGAAATGAAATACGACAATGGTTCCGGCGGATCGGTGCTGTTGTATGGACAGCTGAGCCCAGCATATGTCTGGGTGGACGACGGCGTTTCCACCTATTCGAACCTGGTGGACAATGGACATTCCAACAGCCGGGTTGGCCTGTGGGTGACCCAGCCAGTGGGGCAGGACACCTTTACCTTCAACTTTGAAACCGCGCTGGGGCTGCGACAGTCGTTTGCGGTCAGCCAGAATTTCACCCCACAAGGCGTGAACTGGAGCAGGGCTTTCCTGCGCAAAATCGATTTTGCCTATAACTCCGACCAATACGGCAAGGTTTCGTTTGGTCTGGGCAGCATGGCCACCGATGGCATCGCCGAGAGTGACTTTGGCGGCACCGGCATGGCGTTGTACAACGGCATTGGGGATGCGGCTGGTGCGTTCCGTTTCCAACCTGTTTCGGGGGTCGGGGCAACCGTGCCAATCGGCACGGTAACCGCCAGCTTGGATGGTGGGCGCCGCGGACGTGTCCGGTATGATACGCCGGAATTCAACGGCTTCCGCGTGGCGGTTGCTGCGGGTACCGAAGTTCTGTTGGCCAATGACGATGATTTTTATGACATTGCGTTGCGTTATCGCACTGACGTCGGAACGGCCAAGTTCAAGGGCGGTTTCGGGTGGTCTCGCCGGGTGCGTAATGGCGTGAACCGGGACAATACCGTGGGGTCGATGGCGTTGGAATTGCAATCCGGCCTGAATTTTGCCGTTGCGGCGGGCAGCCGCCATGGCGGCGGCGACTATACCTATGGCAAGATCGGCTATAATGCCAACTGGATCTCTGCCGGGCAG
Protein-coding regions in this window:
- a CDS encoding 3-keto-5-aminohexanoate cleavage protein; amino-acid sequence: MTRPLIMVAPNGARRTHADHPALPMTLSETIATARSCHRAGADALHLHVRDDAGAHSLDPGRYREALDELANSVPDMAVQITTESAGIFDVPAQLNTLNRVAPKWASISIREIARAPALADPVYGTCADIGTRVQHILYDTADAALLQAWTARGIVRPSQSDVILVLGRYVAGQTSNPQEIAPLLDTLHPGTNWMLCAFGANEHNCLIQAARLGGDIRVGFENSLCAADGTLYPDNAASVADLTVQLSHLAA
- a CDS encoding MurR/RpiR family transcriptional regulator, which codes for MDPTLKNRTLKTLKEALPTLPPQLRLVAKYIVDHPSDFGLDPIRETARKCDVSTFTLVRMAQKLGFDGYDALREPFRQALVSSNAFVERPGWLDALRDRSQSGQVQADAAVNAMAIVQRSLERQQPEQMERVVQMLLGADTVYLTAVRASYAMAYYLHYVGRMALPSLDLIPRHMSSAMDELHSAGDRDVMIAISVTPYSRETIEACKFARSQGVKLVMISDSELVSSEFAADETLVASTLSTHHFGCYAGVMAVIESLLALLVHQGGETSRDRIKSYEDLRTGQRAYWDGPKKH
- a CDS encoding aspartate aminotransferase family protein, encoding MSHVFPRHCHTQPPVAVAGDGCFLIDASGKRYFDGSGGAAVSCLGHSNDRVTQAIKDQLDAVAFAHTGFFTSEPAEQLADLLIKHAPGDLDRVYFVSGGSEAVEAAIKLARQFHIENGQPERRHLIARRQSYHGNTLGALAAGGNAWRRQQFAPLLVDVSHIAPCYEYAERRADESQFDYGQRVAQELEEEILRLGPETVMAFMAEPVVGATLGAVPAVEGYFKRIREICDTYGVLLILDEVMCGMGRTGHLFACDADGVAPDILCIAKGLGAGYQPIGAMLCSDHIYGAVERGSGFFQHGHTYVGHPVAAAAGLAVLQELLDRDLPSRAHQLGQHLESRLHAMFGQNPHVGDIRGRGMFRGIEFVQDRDSKTPFDPKLGIAGKLKKAAFAEGLICYPMPGTRDGRVGDHVMLAPPFVATEDELDAALDSLQRAINQVLPR
- a CDS encoding helix-turn-helix domain-containing protein yields the protein MTTNLGTLDVLKTNITRLMKSRDLNRAQLSRAAGYKNINKVTTVLNGNSLPSIDFAARIAEALGTDVGELFRKSDDLQATEFSIRPADNVESKASHLVNAILQSAHRQLVDMGEPPTIDMVSSWWQENGGRLEACDQLEPHFDLVSGPDTDNSIPTIHKVGYKSLTARALKSHDTDMMAQFLRTLDEADLAGLKKCIQTVSHSGIGLLSPQTRIVDMPGMNAPMEISFMRLMLPVKDSEGTPYVLNFSTLVSESKLRNRSGFLQ
- a CDS encoding porin: MTNVFKISSVVAALGAVAAVPASAEMKYDNGSGGSVLLYGQLSPAYVWVDDGVSTYSNLVDNGHSNSRVGLWVTQPVGQDTFTFNFETALGLRQSFAVSQNFTPQGVNWSRAFLRKIDFAYNSDQYGKVSFGLGSMATDGIAESDFGGTGMALYNGIGDAAGAFRFQPVSGVGATVPIGTVTASLDGGRRGRVRYDTPEFNGFRVAVAAGTEVLLANDDDFYDIALRYRTDVGTAKFKGGFGWSRRVRNGVNRDNTVGSMALELQSGLNFAVAAGSRHGGGDYTYGKIGYNANWISAGQTSLGIDYYDGNDFLVGGSSSGAMGIAIQQKIDRINTEVYMGYRTYELNDTATVYHDIDSLIVGARWKF